The genomic DNA CAAATTTGAATGAACCTATTTTTATTATCGGTCATCAACTTAACGCCTCTTTATTTATTGCGATATTAACAACATTAATTTTTAGAAATCCTCTTACAAAAAAAGGCCTAAACCACTCCCTAAATTCCCAAATGGTTGGTATAAATTCATGAACAGTAGTAACTTAGAAAACTTAAACTATAAATCTTCAATTAGGGATGAAGTTGTACCTTCAAGAAAAAGATTAACTTTACCGCCTTGGCTTGAAGTGGCAAAACCAAGATTAATCCCGCTTTTACTTGCAACAACTTTGGGAGGAATGGCTTTAACAGAAGAATGGCCTTTGTCATCACCGAAACTTATCTGTACTTTAGGAGGCGGAGCTTTGGCAGCAGCAGCAGCAGGAGCTCTTAATTGCTTGTGGGAAATGGAATTAGATAAGAGGATGACAAGAACTAGCAAAAGAGCCTTGCCAGCAGGAAAGTTATCATCTGAGACTGTATTTCTAGCTGCCGTATCATGTACTTTGGCAGCTTCGATGCTTTTAGTAAGTGGTGTAAATTATTTGGCTGCAGGATTAACTCTACTTGGTTTATTTAGCTACGTAATTTTATATACAGTTATTTTGAAACCTCGTACAACAAAAAATATTGTTTTCGGAGGAGTTGCTGGGGCAATACCACCTTTAGTTGGAGCATCTGCTGCTACAGGGCATGTAGGTCTTAGTGGTTGGTGGTTGTTTGGTTTAGTAATGTTATGGACTCCAGCTCATTTTTGGGCACTTGCAATTTTATTGAAGGATGATTACGCATCTGTTGGTATTCCTATGCTCCCTTCTGTTAAAGGGTCTGTTTTTACTGCTAAAGCGATTTCTCGTTACGGATGTGCAACAGTGTTAATGAGTATTATGGGAGTTTTTGCTTTGCCTGAAGGGGGGCTCTTATATGGAATTATGTTACTGCCATTTAATGGAAGACTTTTGCAATTAATAAACGAATTAAAGAAATCTCCTGATGATCTTTCAAGAGCAAAGTCTCTTTTTAGGTGGTCAATTCTCTATATGTTTGGTATTTGTCTTTTGTTATTAATTTCAAGAACCCAACTATCCGTAGAATTTGAGCAGCAATCAATGCAAATATTTTTCTCTATAGTATCCATGCTTAGTAATTAAATTAGCTGTAAAATGTTTTTTAAGTAAATAGTAAGTTTGATGAATTATATAAAAGTTAAAGGACTCTCAAAATCTTATTCAGATATCAAGGCATTAAAAAATTTATCGATGGAAATAGAAGCTGGCACATTATTCGGAATACTAGGTCCAAATGGTGCTGGCAAATCAACACTAATAAAAATACTCGCTACTTTAATAGAGCCTGATAGTGGAGAAGTTTTTATTAAAAATATTAATCTGATAAAAAATTCAAGGAAAATTAGAGAATTAATTGGTTATGTTGCC from Prochlorococcus marinus XMU1402 includes the following:
- a CDS encoding heme o synthase translates to MNSSNLENLNYKSSIRDEVVPSRKRLTLPPWLEVAKPRLIPLLLATTLGGMALTEEWPLSSPKLICTLGGGALAAAAAGALNCLWEMELDKRMTRTSKRALPAGKLSSETVFLAAVSCTLAASMLLVSGVNYLAAGLTLLGLFSYVILYTVILKPRTTKNIVFGGVAGAIPPLVGASAATGHVGLSGWWLFGLVMLWTPAHFWALAILLKDDYASVGIPMLPSVKGSVFTAKAISRYGCATVLMSIMGVFALPEGGLLYGIMLLPFNGRLLQLINELKKSPDDLSRAKSLFRWSILYMFGICLLLLISRTQLSVEFEQQSMQIFFSIVSMLSN